From the genome of Scytonema hofmannii PCC 7110, one region includes:
- a CDS encoding dioxygenase — protein sequence MRNITLESITQAVIEHGDQGKTHARLYEIYTSLIRHLHAFVQEVNLTEQELSLLRDFLIRADRYTKEIPNGEIHMLLDLLGISELVVLLHNKSSTATESNLEGPVYVADAPERNMGDRLGIDRDGNTLFLSGRVLDLNNKPIANALLDVWQSNSKGLYDLHDASQAKGNFRGRFRTNSDGSYAFETVVPIGYTIPSSGPCGELLQLLGRHTQRAAHIHFKLSAAGYIPLTTQIHIDGDPHLDSDTTFAVRSAIIKLQKHETLDKLNAYNQSKPFYTAEFDFVLQQTDAA from the coding sequence ATGAGAAACATTACTCTCGAAAGTATTACTCAAGCCGTGATTGAGCACGGTGATCAAGGCAAGACTCATGCACGCCTTTACGAGATTTATACCAGCCTTATTCGACATCTGCACGCCTTCGTGCAGGAGGTGAATCTGACGGAACAGGAGTTATCGCTCTTGCGCGATTTTCTCATTCGGGCAGATCGCTACACAAAAGAGATACCGAATGGGGAAATTCATATGCTGCTCGACTTGCTGGGAATCTCAGAGCTAGTGGTTCTATTGCATAACAAGAGTAGCACAGCTACTGAAAGTAATCTGGAGGGTCCTGTCTATGTAGCGGATGCGCCAGAGCGCAACATGGGCGATCGCCTCGGAATTGATCGCGACGGCAATACGCTCTTCCTATCAGGACGCGTCTTAGACCTGAACAACAAACCAATTGCCAATGCGCTTCTTGATGTCTGGCAGTCAAATTCAAAGGGACTCTATGACCTTCATGATGCATCCCAGGCAAAGGGTAACTTTCGAGGTCGTTTCAGAACCAATTCGGACGGCTCTTACGCATTTGAAACGGTTGTGCCAATAGGGTACACTATCCCATCAAGCGGACCGTGCGGTGAGCTGCTGCAGCTTTTGGGACGACATACCCAACGAGCAGCCCATATCCATTTTAAGTTGAGTGCTGCAGGCTATATACCCCTGACTACACAAATTCATATTGATGGAGATCCGCACCTCGATTCAGATACAACGTTCGCGGTCAGATCTGCCATCATTAAGCTGCAAAAACATGAGACACTCGACAAACTCAACGCATACAATCAAAGCAAACCTTTCTATACAGCCGAGTTCGACTTTGTGCTACAACAGACAGATGCGGCTTAG